The following proteins are co-located in the Neodiprion virginianus isolate iyNeoVirg1 chromosome 6, iyNeoVirg1.1, whole genome shotgun sequence genome:
- the LOC124306901 gene encoding C-myc promoter-binding protein isoform X2 — protein MDERRVADYFVVAGLPGQDDNFSTDENDESNKLEDWCQEGTHLKDTHMQAPITDLAIIFPALGETCPEDYTLLSKTVTGFPADLNHGSLRTNECYICYKRGRDKPPLVDIGVIYDGKERIMPDAEVVFETPDGHVANVNNSTSRIFVTYRRASPKMPCNSLVVTDICVILKNKGECQPHAFCVINKNLNKGMLGSDVFLCYKKSMNRANLISFKPAILYKYPIKDYDSFMFPNSVAMFCLPMGATIECWPKLACKPKPVFSTFVLTVADAAQKIYGSAITFYEEIEPVLKDSSNANSHDILELCPKNEKNSNCDNIDDSMLTGNSAEDAKVDLGKIRNYKKLGIFDKLSPSQIDKLQFEDPNTQSLNISKSICILSHWPFFDTFEKFLVFLHSMVNGQEQNVPIEKYIAYFLCDIPFPSPQRPRILVQLSGDDRLILTQPEDLALPRSGASFRQLLINLGPDNCLLILLLILTEQKILVHSLRPDVLTSVSEAIAMILFPFKWQCPYIPLCPLGLAEVLHAPLPFLIGVDSRFFDLYDPPADVNCVDLDTNNVAICDDKKYLNIKLLPKKAGRSLKNRLELLYSKLISLGRSYTSQKERGDADFSVDREFQQKRKEQALELEIQDAFLRFMALILKGYRSYLLPITKAPTVGSTDPTSLFNMQAFLRSRDKAHAKFYSMLVRTQMFIRFIEERSFVSDMDMAGLAFFDECTERVEEESGPLLELDESQHSERTVFIPPPEAGTNKKKLVYKSFKLNPDLMRPQKNLSSKNPALTAFSMVPGSPMARRTKHEIKVAQKMARKQAAVPERWARCLLGTCYSLWFLHLPAMLQVSNQPAAILHQAYELLVKMQKLRMDPTEEVCYRAMMQLCGVYGQPVLAVKLLFHMKRSGVQPNALTYGFYNKAVLEATWPSDMTNSSQLMWNKLRNVIVGAALFKKAGKKGARRRLSAATDIHSVDGKSSETLEHAISRSSLDSAHSQDLDAAGSDSLIGSIVPDLPVFGLAETKMKFLRQNSIVKDQGAALSTSQPEALNRSASNPRLVRNLESPLKSPVRTPVTENDPLGALLNDETPVVSPSGENDSNCSTSTLTILNNATEERAGGPLLFRSNVLPRSATFHQAVDEGGPIVGGHLQRSETMPHSVAQQGEQERDRDRLEFGSLWAQNKDSVTSSLSSLGSSLKLSFGRYSTGGLPFAKNKELISSNQLIESLSLSNYISPSSLTGKKSNELILGGLNSLKSAATSVAKKFDEIKEAISATSTPVKSKEREQRLTYGISHESLDSLTDGSQQDRNEIPVRGSGDSNADLGSLSELADCLYPRGSRDLEERMAIELVLSTASRCHNCATIMYDEEIMAGWQPEDSNLNTVCQFCDKATVPLLTVTILDYRREERELNDPLTGALIELLEQPKELEEPITVPYLNPLVLRKELESVLSQEGDSCLTKHKFIQEHPIVYWNLIWYFERINLSSHLPELWFNNNRDLKNNSQSNSALVGVRTLWDNEKLHMDRLPMYIQWKTNSTEDRTLMQSVITNVRCNDLAEPIRRLALERHKNQLDEKTPISIYRDILFLVFTVLGRGNIDQSAFDREYNQSLERLTEKEEKLLLKTDAPPATMALYCRHYFKPLNV, from the exons ATGGATGAGCGAAGGGTAGCTGATTACTTCGTTGTCGCCGGACTTCCGGGACAagacgataatttttcaaccgatGAGAACGACGAAAGCAACAAGCTGGAGGATTGGTGTCAGGAAGGAACGCATTTGAAGGATACTCACATGCAGGCTCCCATCACAGATCTGGCCATTATATTTCCAGCTCTGGGAGAAACTTGTCCCGAGGATTATACCCTTTTGAGCAAAACGGTGACTGGCTTTCCAGCGGATTTAAACCACGGAAGCCTCAGAACAAACGAATGTTATATTTGTTACAAGAGAGGCAGGGACAAGCCACCTTTGGTCGATATCG GAGTAATATACGACGGCAAAGAACGTATAATGCCTGACGCAGAGGTGGTCTTTGAGACCCCGGATGGACATGTTGCAAATGTAAATAACTCGACATCAAGAATATTTGTTACCTATAGAAGAGCCAGTCCTAAAATGCCATGCAACAGTCTGGTGGTTACGGACATATGTgtgatattgaaaaacaaaggAGAGTGTCAGCCTCACGCATTTTGcgttataaacaaaaatctgAATAAAGGAATGCTGGGGAGCGATGTGTTTTTGTGTTATAAAAAATCTATGAACCGAGCCAATTTGATATCGTTCAAGCCTGCGATATTGTACAAGTATCCTATAAAAGACTACGACAGTTTTATGTTCCCCAATTCTGTCGCCATGTTTTGCTTGCCGATGGGCGCCACTATTGAATGTTGGCCAAAATTGGCATGTAAACCAAAACCCGTATTTTCCACATTTGTATTAACAGTAGCTGATGCGGCCCAAAAGATATATGGATCTGCTATCACGTTTTATGAAGAAATTGAGCCAGTATTAAAAGACTCGAGTAATGCTAATTCTCACGATATTTTGGAACTTTGTccgaagaatgaaaaaaactcaAACTGTG ATAACATAGACGATTCAATGCTTACGGGAAATTCAGCAGAGGATGCAAAGGTTGACCTAGGAAAAATAAGGAATTATAAAAAACTTGGTATTTTTGATAAGTTGAGTCCGTCGCAAATCGATAAGTTGCAATTTGAGGATCCGAATACTCAGTCATTGAACATCAGCAAATCGATATGTATTCTCTCACATTGGCCATTTTTCGAcacatttgaaaagtttcttgTCTTTCTACACAGTATGGTGAATGGTCAGGAGCAAAATGTTCCCATTGAGAAATACATAGCTTATTTTCTTTGTGACATACCTTTTCCCAGTCCTCAAAGACCGAGAATATTGGTTCAATTGAGCGGAGATGACAGATTGATTTTAACACAGCCTGAAGATCTTGCATTGCCAAGGTCCGGAGCGAGTTTCAGGCAATTGCTGATAAATTTAGGACCAGACAATTGTTTGTTAATTCTCTTACTCATTTTAACGGAACAGAAGATATTGGTTCATTCTTTGAGACCAGATGTTTTGACATCCGTTAGCGAAGCAATAGCGATGATCCTTTTTCCGTTCAAGTGGCAGTGTCCTTACATACCGTTGTGTCCTTTGGGATTGGCAGAG gTACTCCATGCACCGCTGCCGTTTCTTATTGGTGtggattctcgtttttttgACTTATACGATCCACCAGCAGATGTGAACTGTGTTGATCTTGACACCAACAACGTCGCTATTTGCGATGATAAGAAGTATTTAAACATAAAATTGCTCCCTAAGAAAGCAGGTCGATCTCTGAAAAATAGACTGGAACTCCTTTACTCAAAGTTGATTAGCTTGGGTAGAAGTTATACATCTCAGAAag AACGAGGGGATGCAGATTTTAGCGTAGATCGTGAGTTCCAACAAAAACGGAAGGAACAAGCTTTGGAGCTGGAAATACAAGATGCTTTTCTTCGATTTATGGCCTTAATATTGAAGGGCTACCGATCATATTTACTGCCAATTACAAAAGCACCCACTGTTGGGTCAACGGACCCAACGAGCCTATTTAATATGCAAGCCTTTCTGAGAAGTCGTGATAAAGCTCATGCAAAATTTTACAGCATGCTAGTTCGCACCCAGATGTTCATAAG atttataGAAGAAAGAAGCTTTGTGTCAGATATGGATATGGCAGGTTTAGCATTTTTTGACGAGTGTACGGAACGAGTTGAAGAAGAGAGTG GACCACTTTTGGAGTTAGATGAATCACAGCACAGTGAACGCACAGTATTTATTCCCCCACCCGAAGCtggaacgaataaaaaaaaattggtctaCAAATCGTTCAAATTGAATCCTGATTTAATGAGGCCGCAGAAAAATCTCAGTTCGAAAAATCCAGCCCTTACTGCGTTCAGCATGGTGCCTGGAAGCCCGATGGCGCGTAGAACCAAGCATGAGATAAAAGTGGCTCAAAAAATGGCCAGAAAACAG GCAGCTGTTCCAGAACGGTGGGCTAGATGTTTGTTGGGCACATGTTATAGTCTGTGGTTTTTACATCTGCCTGCTATGCTACAAGTGTCAAACCAACCTGCAGCTATTTTGCATCAAGCCTATGAGTTGCTtgtgaaaatgcaaaaattacGAATGGATCCGACTGAAGAG GTTTGCTACAGAGCTATGATGCAATTGTGTGGAGTTTATGGTCAACCTGTATTGGCTGTGAAATTATTGTTTCACATGAAGCGAAGTGGAGTCCAACCTAATGCCTTGACTTATGGGTTTTATAATAAA GCGGTATTGGAGGCAACATGGCCATCTGATATGACAAATTCGAGTCAATTAATGTGGAACAAGTTACGCAATGTTATCGTCGGGGCTGCCTTGTTCAAAAAAGCTGGAAAAAAAGGTGCCAGAAGGAGATTGAGTGCTGCGACTGATATACACAGCGTGGATGGCAAGAGTAGCGAGACTTTGGAACATGCTATATCTAGGTCTAGCCTTGACAGTGCGCATTCACAAGATTTGGATGCAGCAGGCAGTGATT CTTTGATCGGTAGCATTGTTCCTGATTTACCAGTATTTGGACTTGCGGagacgaaaatgaaatttttacgtcaAAATAGTATTGTCAAAGATCAAGGGGCTGCTCTAAGTACATCTCAGCCAGAAGCACTTAACCGATCAGCTAGTAATCCAAG gTTAGTCCGAAATCTCGAATCACCACTGAAAAGCCCCGTCAGAACACCTGTTACTGAAAATGATCCTCTCGGAGCGTTACTTAATGATGAAACTCCAGTCGTATCGCCGTCTGGGGAAAATGATTCAAACTGCTCAACAAGTACCTTGACCATACTTAATAATGCAACAGAAGAGCGTGCTGGGGGACCGTTATTATTCAGAAG CAATGTTTTACCTAGAAGTGCTACGTTTCATCAAGCAGTCGATGAAGGTGGACCAATAGTTGGTGGACATTTGCAAAGAAGTGAAACTATGCCTCACTCCGTAGCTCAACAAGGTGAACAAGAAAGAGATAGAGACAGATTGGAGTTTGGTAGTCTTTGGGCACAGAATAAAGACAGTGTAACATCTAGCCTGTCGAGCCTAGGATCTAGTCTCAAGCTTAGTTTTGG ACGGTATTCTACCGGAGGCCTGCCATTTGCTAAAAATAAGGAGTTGATATCATCCAATCAGCTCATCGAGTCCTTAAGTTTGTCCAATTATATCAG TCCTTCAAGTTTGACTGGAAAGAAGTCAAACGAACTAATATTGGGAGGATTGAATAGCTTGAAATCTGCTGCGACTagtgttgcaaaaaaattcgacGAAATAAAGGAAGCTATCTCTGCTACTAGTACTCCAGTAAAATCGAAGGAGCGTGAACAAAGATTAACTTATGGAATATCTCACGAATCATTGGATTCGCTAACTGATGGGTCACAGCAAGACCGTAATGAGATACCTGTAAGAGGTTCGG GGGATTCAAACGCAGATCTTGGTTCTTTGTCCGAATTAGCCGATTGTTTGTATCCAAGGGGTTCTAGGGACTTAGAAGAACGTATGGCGATAGAATTAGTCTTATCGACTGCCAGTAGGTGCCATAATTGTGCCACTATTATGTATGACGAAGAAATAATGGCTGGCTGGCAGCCAGAggattcaaatttgaatacagTTTGTCAATTTTGTGATAAAGCTACAGTACCACTTTTGACAGTAACTATATTGGATTATAG GCGTGAGGAGCGTGAGCTAAATGATCCGTTAACAGGAGCATTGATAGAACTCTTAGAACAACCAAAGGAATTGGAAGAACCGATCACAGTTCCATACTTAAATCCGCTCGTGCTTAGAAAAGAATTAGAAAGTGTTTTAAGCCAAGAAGGAGATTCGTGCCTTACCAAGCACAAATTTATACAGGAACATCCCATAGTATACTGGAATTTGATTTGGTACTTTGAACGAATTAATTTGAGCAGTCATTTGCCAGAGCTCTGGTTCAATAATAACCGGGATTTGAAGAATAATTCCCAAAGTAATTCGGCATTGGTTGGTGTTAGAACACTTTGGGATAATGAGAAATTACATATGGATCGTTTGCCTATGTACATTCAATGGAAGACAAACAGTACAGAAGATCGAAC GTTAATGCAGTCTGTTATAACGAATGTGCGTTGCAACGACTTAGCGGAACCTATAAGAAGATTAGCTCTGGAGAGGCATAAAAACCAATTGGATGAAAAAACCCCAATTTCTATATACAGAGACATTCTGTTTTTAGTATTCACAGTCTTGGGACGAGGAAATATTGATCAAA GTGCATTTGATCGGGAATATAATCAGTCGCTTGAAAGACTaacggaaaaagaagaaaagttaTTGTTGAAAACAGATGCACCCCCAGCTACTATGGCACTATATTGCAGGCATTACTTCAAGCCACTCAACGTATGA
- the LOC124306901 gene encoding DENN domain-containing protein Crag isoform X3: MDERRVADYFVVAGLPGQDDNFSTDENDESNKLEDWCQEGTHLKDTHMQAPITDLAIIFPALGETCPEDYTLLSKTVTGFPADLNHGSLRTNECYICYKRGRDKPPLVDIGVIYDGKERIMPDAEVVFETPDGHVANVNNSTSRIFVTYRRASPKMPCNSLVVTDICVILKNKGECQPHAFCVINKNLNKGMLGSDVFLCYKKSMNRANLISFKPAILYKYPIKDYDSFMFPNSVAMFCLPMGATIECWPKLACKPKPVFSTFVLTVADAAQKIYGSAITFYEEIEPVLKDSSNANSHDILELCPKNEKNSNCADNIDDSMLTGNSAEDAKVDLGKIRNYKKLGIFDKLSPSQIDKLQFEDPNTQSLNISKSICILSHWPFFDTFEKFLVFLHSMVNGQEQNVPIEKYIAYFLCDIPFPSPQRPRILVQLSGDDRLILTQPEDLALPRSGASFRQLLINLGPDNCLLILLLILTEQKILVHSLRPDVLTSVSEAIAMILFPFKWQCPYIPLCPLGLAEVLHAPLPFLIGVDSRFFDLYDPPADVNCVDLDTNNVAICDDKKYLNIKLLPKKAGRSLKNRLELLYSKLISLGRSYTSQKERGDADFSVDREFQQKRKEQALELEIQDAFLRFMALILKGYRSYLLPITKAPTVGSTDPTSLFNMQAFLRSRDKAHAKFYSMLVRTQMFIRFIEERSFVSDMDMAGLAFFDECTERVEEESGPLLELDESQHSERTVFIPPPEAGTNKKKLVYKSFKLNPDLMRPQKNLSSKNPALTAFSMVPGSPMARRTKHEIKVAQKMARKQAAVPERWARCLLGTCYSLWFLHLPAMLQVSNQPAAILHQAYELLVKMQKLRMDPTEEVCYRAMMQLCGVYGQPVLAVKLLFHMKRSGVQPNALTYGFYNKAVLEATWPSDMTNSSQLMWNKLRNVIVGAALFKKAGKKGARRRLSAATDIHSVDGKSSETLEHAISRSSLDSAHSQDLDAAGSDSLIGSIVPDLPVFGLAETKMKFLRQNSIVKDQGAALSTSQPEALNRSASNPRLVRNLESPLKSPVRTPVTENDPLGALLNDETPVVSPSGENDSNCSTSTLTILNNATEERAGGPLLFRRSATFHQAVDEGGPIVGGHLQRSETMPHSVAQQGEQERDRDRLEFGSLWAQNKDSVTSSLSSLGSSLKLSFGRYSTGGLPFAKNKELISSNQLIESLSLSNYISPSSLTGKKSNELILGGLNSLKSAATSVAKKFDEIKEAISATSTPVKSKEREQRLTYGISHESLDSLTDGSQQDRNEIPVRGSGDSNADLGSLSELADCLYPRGSRDLEERMAIELVLSTASRCHNCATIMYDEEIMAGWQPEDSNLNTVCQFCDKATVPLLTVTILDYRREERELNDPLTGALIELLEQPKELEEPITVPYLNPLVLRKELESVLSQEGDSCLTKHKFIQEHPIVYWNLIWYFERINLSSHLPELWFNNNRDLKNNSQSNSALVGVRTLWDNEKLHMDRLPMYIQWKTNSTEDRTLMQSVITNVRCNDLAEPIRRLALERHKNQLDEKTPISIYRDILFLVFTVLGRGNIDQSAFDREYNQSLERLTEKEEKLLLKTDAPPATMALYCRHYFKPLNV; the protein is encoded by the exons ATGGATGAGCGAAGGGTAGCTGATTACTTCGTTGTCGCCGGACTTCCGGGACAagacgataatttttcaaccgatGAGAACGACGAAAGCAACAAGCTGGAGGATTGGTGTCAGGAAGGAACGCATTTGAAGGATACTCACATGCAGGCTCCCATCACAGATCTGGCCATTATATTTCCAGCTCTGGGAGAAACTTGTCCCGAGGATTATACCCTTTTGAGCAAAACGGTGACTGGCTTTCCAGCGGATTTAAACCACGGAAGCCTCAGAACAAACGAATGTTATATTTGTTACAAGAGAGGCAGGGACAAGCCACCTTTGGTCGATATCG GAGTAATATACGACGGCAAAGAACGTATAATGCCTGACGCAGAGGTGGTCTTTGAGACCCCGGATGGACATGTTGCAAATGTAAATAACTCGACATCAAGAATATTTGTTACCTATAGAAGAGCCAGTCCTAAAATGCCATGCAACAGTCTGGTGGTTACGGACATATGTgtgatattgaaaaacaaaggAGAGTGTCAGCCTCACGCATTTTGcgttataaacaaaaatctgAATAAAGGAATGCTGGGGAGCGATGTGTTTTTGTGTTATAAAAAATCTATGAACCGAGCCAATTTGATATCGTTCAAGCCTGCGATATTGTACAAGTATCCTATAAAAGACTACGACAGTTTTATGTTCCCCAATTCTGTCGCCATGTTTTGCTTGCCGATGGGCGCCACTATTGAATGTTGGCCAAAATTGGCATGTAAACCAAAACCCGTATTTTCCACATTTGTATTAACAGTAGCTGATGCGGCCCAAAAGATATATGGATCTGCTATCACGTTTTATGAAGAAATTGAGCCAGTATTAAAAGACTCGAGTAATGCTAATTCTCACGATATTTTGGAACTTTGTccgaagaatgaaaaaaactcaAACTGTG CAGATAACATAGACGATTCAATGCTTACGGGAAATTCAGCAGAGGATGCAAAGGTTGACCTAGGAAAAATAAGGAATTATAAAAAACTTGGTATTTTTGATAAGTTGAGTCCGTCGCAAATCGATAAGTTGCAATTTGAGGATCCGAATACTCAGTCATTGAACATCAGCAAATCGATATGTATTCTCTCACATTGGCCATTTTTCGAcacatttgaaaagtttcttgTCTTTCTACACAGTATGGTGAATGGTCAGGAGCAAAATGTTCCCATTGAGAAATACATAGCTTATTTTCTTTGTGACATACCTTTTCCCAGTCCTCAAAGACCGAGAATATTGGTTCAATTGAGCGGAGATGACAGATTGATTTTAACACAGCCTGAAGATCTTGCATTGCCAAGGTCCGGAGCGAGTTTCAGGCAATTGCTGATAAATTTAGGACCAGACAATTGTTTGTTAATTCTCTTACTCATTTTAACGGAACAGAAGATATTGGTTCATTCTTTGAGACCAGATGTTTTGACATCCGTTAGCGAAGCAATAGCGATGATCCTTTTTCCGTTCAAGTGGCAGTGTCCTTACATACCGTTGTGTCCTTTGGGATTGGCAGAG gTACTCCATGCACCGCTGCCGTTTCTTATTGGTGtggattctcgtttttttgACTTATACGATCCACCAGCAGATGTGAACTGTGTTGATCTTGACACCAACAACGTCGCTATTTGCGATGATAAGAAGTATTTAAACATAAAATTGCTCCCTAAGAAAGCAGGTCGATCTCTGAAAAATAGACTGGAACTCCTTTACTCAAAGTTGATTAGCTTGGGTAGAAGTTATACATCTCAGAAag AACGAGGGGATGCAGATTTTAGCGTAGATCGTGAGTTCCAACAAAAACGGAAGGAACAAGCTTTGGAGCTGGAAATACAAGATGCTTTTCTTCGATTTATGGCCTTAATATTGAAGGGCTACCGATCATATTTACTGCCAATTACAAAAGCACCCACTGTTGGGTCAACGGACCCAACGAGCCTATTTAATATGCAAGCCTTTCTGAGAAGTCGTGATAAAGCTCATGCAAAATTTTACAGCATGCTAGTTCGCACCCAGATGTTCATAAG atttataGAAGAAAGAAGCTTTGTGTCAGATATGGATATGGCAGGTTTAGCATTTTTTGACGAGTGTACGGAACGAGTTGAAGAAGAGAGTG GACCACTTTTGGAGTTAGATGAATCACAGCACAGTGAACGCACAGTATTTATTCCCCCACCCGAAGCtggaacgaataaaaaaaaattggtctaCAAATCGTTCAAATTGAATCCTGATTTAATGAGGCCGCAGAAAAATCTCAGTTCGAAAAATCCAGCCCTTACTGCGTTCAGCATGGTGCCTGGAAGCCCGATGGCGCGTAGAACCAAGCATGAGATAAAAGTGGCTCAAAAAATGGCCAGAAAACAG GCAGCTGTTCCAGAACGGTGGGCTAGATGTTTGTTGGGCACATGTTATAGTCTGTGGTTTTTACATCTGCCTGCTATGCTACAAGTGTCAAACCAACCTGCAGCTATTTTGCATCAAGCCTATGAGTTGCTtgtgaaaatgcaaaaattacGAATGGATCCGACTGAAGAG GTTTGCTACAGAGCTATGATGCAATTGTGTGGAGTTTATGGTCAACCTGTATTGGCTGTGAAATTATTGTTTCACATGAAGCGAAGTGGAGTCCAACCTAATGCCTTGACTTATGGGTTTTATAATAAA GCGGTATTGGAGGCAACATGGCCATCTGATATGACAAATTCGAGTCAATTAATGTGGAACAAGTTACGCAATGTTATCGTCGGGGCTGCCTTGTTCAAAAAAGCTGGAAAAAAAGGTGCCAGAAGGAGATTGAGTGCTGCGACTGATATACACAGCGTGGATGGCAAGAGTAGCGAGACTTTGGAACATGCTATATCTAGGTCTAGCCTTGACAGTGCGCATTCACAAGATTTGGATGCAGCAGGCAGTGATT CTTTGATCGGTAGCATTGTTCCTGATTTACCAGTATTTGGACTTGCGGagacgaaaatgaaatttttacgtcaAAATAGTATTGTCAAAGATCAAGGGGCTGCTCTAAGTACATCTCAGCCAGAAGCACTTAACCGATCAGCTAGTAATCCAAG gTTAGTCCGAAATCTCGAATCACCACTGAAAAGCCCCGTCAGAACACCTGTTACTGAAAATGATCCTCTCGGAGCGTTACTTAATGATGAAACTCCAGTCGTATCGCCGTCTGGGGAAAATGATTCAAACTGCTCAACAAGTACCTTGACCATACTTAATAATGCAACAGAAGAGCGTGCTGGGGGACCGTTATTATTCAGAAG AAGTGCTACGTTTCATCAAGCAGTCGATGAAGGTGGACCAATAGTTGGTGGACATTTGCAAAGAAGTGAAACTATGCCTCACTCCGTAGCTCAACAAGGTGAACAAGAAAGAGATAGAGACAGATTGGAGTTTGGTAGTCTTTGGGCACAGAATAAAGACAGTGTAACATCTAGCCTGTCGAGCCTAGGATCTAGTCTCAAGCTTAGTTTTGG ACGGTATTCTACCGGAGGCCTGCCATTTGCTAAAAATAAGGAGTTGATATCATCCAATCAGCTCATCGAGTCCTTAAGTTTGTCCAATTATATCAG TCCTTCAAGTTTGACTGGAAAGAAGTCAAACGAACTAATATTGGGAGGATTGAATAGCTTGAAATCTGCTGCGACTagtgttgcaaaaaaattcgacGAAATAAAGGAAGCTATCTCTGCTACTAGTACTCCAGTAAAATCGAAGGAGCGTGAACAAAGATTAACTTATGGAATATCTCACGAATCATTGGATTCGCTAACTGATGGGTCACAGCAAGACCGTAATGAGATACCTGTAAGAGGTTCGG GGGATTCAAACGCAGATCTTGGTTCTTTGTCCGAATTAGCCGATTGTTTGTATCCAAGGGGTTCTAGGGACTTAGAAGAACGTATGGCGATAGAATTAGTCTTATCGACTGCCAGTAGGTGCCATAATTGTGCCACTATTATGTATGACGAAGAAATAATGGCTGGCTGGCAGCCAGAggattcaaatttgaatacagTTTGTCAATTTTGTGATAAAGCTACAGTACCACTTTTGACAGTAACTATATTGGATTATAG GCGTGAGGAGCGTGAGCTAAATGATCCGTTAACAGGAGCATTGATAGAACTCTTAGAACAACCAAAGGAATTGGAAGAACCGATCACAGTTCCATACTTAAATCCGCTCGTGCTTAGAAAAGAATTAGAAAGTGTTTTAAGCCAAGAAGGAGATTCGTGCCTTACCAAGCACAAATTTATACAGGAACATCCCATAGTATACTGGAATTTGATTTGGTACTTTGAACGAATTAATTTGAGCAGTCATTTGCCAGAGCTCTGGTTCAATAATAACCGGGATTTGAAGAATAATTCCCAAAGTAATTCGGCATTGGTTGGTGTTAGAACACTTTGGGATAATGAGAAATTACATATGGATCGTTTGCCTATGTACATTCAATGGAAGACAAACAGTACAGAAGATCGAAC GTTAATGCAGTCTGTTATAACGAATGTGCGTTGCAACGACTTAGCGGAACCTATAAGAAGATTAGCTCTGGAGAGGCATAAAAACCAATTGGATGAAAAAACCCCAATTTCTATATACAGAGACATTCTGTTTTTAGTATTCACAGTCTTGGGACGAGGAAATATTGATCAAA GTGCATTTGATCGGGAATATAATCAGTCGCTTGAAAGACTaacggaaaaagaagaaaagttaTTGTTGAAAACAGATGCACCCCCAGCTACTATGGCACTATATTGCAGGCATTACTTCAAGCCACTCAACGTATGA